One Pseudonocardia sediminis DNA window includes the following coding sequences:
- a CDS encoding ROK family protein, translating to MTNGRRAIGLDIGGTKVAGAIVAEDGTVTAETLRRTPETSDSATMTALLLEMVDELRKGDDGVAAIGVGAAGTVEWPTGRIRWAPNNEYRDWNVRAELERATGLPAVVDNDANVAGLAEARLGTTRYDEMILVTVGTGIGTGIVLGGRIYRGPHGLGAEIGHMNVTPDGPQCGCGNYGCLEALASGTALTRMGRSAAAGDPDGMIATLAAESGAEVTGQIVTMAAMAGDRTAASLFARLGRSLGIGIASMNAIFELEAVVIGGGLVDAGELLLEPTRRAAREFAYAPTARPIPPIVPATYRGDAGKIGAALLALEDAGKHWRREERSTP from the coding sequence GTGACGAACGGACGGCGGGCGATCGGGCTCGACATTGGGGGTACGAAAGTTGCGGGGGCGATCGTCGCCGAGGATGGCACAGTGACGGCGGAGACACTCCGCCGGACCCCGGAAACCTCGGACTCCGCGACCATGACCGCGCTGCTCCTCGAGATGGTCGACGAGCTGCGCAAAGGCGACGACGGCGTGGCCGCGATCGGGGTCGGCGCGGCGGGCACCGTGGAGTGGCCGACGGGGCGGATCCGGTGGGCGCCGAACAACGAGTACCGGGACTGGAACGTCCGCGCCGAGCTGGAGCGGGCGACCGGGCTGCCGGCCGTCGTCGACAACGACGCGAACGTGGCCGGGCTGGCCGAGGCGCGGCTCGGCACCACCCGCTACGACGAGATGATCCTGGTGACCGTGGGCACCGGGATCGGCACCGGGATCGTGCTCGGCGGCCGCATCTACCGCGGCCCGCACGGGCTCGGCGCCGAGATCGGGCACATGAACGTCACCCCGGACGGGCCGCAGTGCGGCTGCGGCAACTACGGCTGCCTCGAGGCCCTGGCCTCGGGAACCGCGCTGACGCGGATGGGCCGCAGCGCCGCCGCGGGCGACCCGGACGGGATGATCGCCACGCTCGCCGCGGAGTCCGGCGCGGAGGTCACCGGCCAGATCGTGACGATGGCGGCGATGGCCGGGGACCGCACCGCGGCGTCGCTGTTCGCGCGGCTCGGCCGTTCCCTGGGCATCGGCATCGCGTCGATGAACGCCATCTTCGAGCTGGAGGCGGTCGTCATCGGCGGCGGTCTGGTCGACGCCGGCGAGCTGCTGCTGGAGCCGACGCGCCGCGCCGCGCGCGAGTTCGCCTACGCTCCGACGGCCCGTCCGATCCCGCCGATCGTCCCGGCCACCTACCGCGGCGACGCGGGCAAGATCGGTGCCGCGCTGCTCGCACTGGAGGACGCCGGGAAGCACTGGCGGCGGGAGGAAAGGTCCACCCCATAG
- a CDS encoding alkaline phosphatase D family protein, whose product MTLLLGPLLRHVDETSALVWVQVDRRARVEVLGCSAETFEVSGLHYAIVEVTGLAPDSRTPYEVHVDGEQVWPLPNSPFPGSVIATRGPATEGHQRVVFGSCRYVKLADPKLARQYGLDALDAYATRMTQLDPSLWPSVLLLLGDQVYADELTPQSRRRIAGRAERPAEWPDDEIVGFDEYSGLYRDTWSDPEVRWMLSTVPTAMIFDDHDVRDDWNTSGEWRREMAKTPWWRDRIRSGLAAYWVHQHLGNLSPAELAADTTWQAVRAADGDVWPLLVDMADHADAEVGTGDDAHKDVRFSFCWELGRSRLIVIDSRNGRIVESLPRKLVSDAEFDWITDRALAPGDVDHVMIGTSIPWLLPQVISDLQAATEKAGNSGGRLARAAEWLRQEADMEHWPAFGHSFNRLADLLRDIGRAHSGRVAPATATVLSGDVHHSYAARAFVHGHEPGATGVYQLTCSPVHNVVPGFMRVLFTITWSRLIARASTRWARDTGAERAGVAWEKSAGPLFGNLIATLELNGRAARVRFERPRSASTLDDVANVALTPLAPPVDEPVPAAPAGR is encoded by the coding sequence GTGACCCTTCTGCTCGGCCCGCTGCTGCGCCACGTCGACGAGACCTCCGCCCTGGTCTGGGTGCAGGTGGACAGGAGGGCGCGGGTCGAGGTGCTGGGCTGCAGCGCGGAGACGTTCGAGGTCAGCGGGCTGCACTACGCGATCGTCGAGGTCACCGGCCTGGCGCCGGACAGCCGCACACCGTACGAGGTGCACGTCGACGGCGAGCAGGTCTGGCCGCTGCCGAACTCGCCGTTCCCGGGCAGCGTCATCGCCACCCGCGGCCCGGCGACCGAGGGTCACCAGCGCGTCGTGTTCGGGTCGTGCCGCTACGTCAAGCTCGCCGACCCGAAGCTCGCCCGCCAGTACGGCCTCGACGCGCTCGACGCCTACGCCACGCGGATGACCCAGCTCGACCCGTCGCTGTGGCCGAGCGTCCTGCTGCTGCTCGGCGACCAGGTCTACGCCGACGAGCTGACCCCGCAGAGCCGCCGCCGGATCGCGGGACGTGCCGAGCGGCCCGCCGAGTGGCCCGACGACGAGATCGTCGGCTTCGACGAGTACTCCGGCCTCTACCGCGACACCTGGTCGGACCCGGAGGTGCGGTGGATGCTCTCCACCGTCCCCACCGCGATGATCTTCGACGACCACGACGTGCGCGACGACTGGAACACCTCCGGCGAGTGGCGCCGGGAGATGGCGAAGACACCCTGGTGGCGCGACCGCATCCGGTCCGGGCTGGCGGCCTACTGGGTGCACCAGCACCTGGGCAACCTCTCCCCCGCCGAGCTGGCCGCCGACACCACGTGGCAGGCCGTGCGGGCGGCCGACGGCGACGTCTGGCCGCTGCTCGTCGACATGGCCGACCACGCCGACGCCGAGGTCGGCACCGGCGACGACGCGCACAAGGACGTCCGGTTCAGCTTCTGCTGGGAGCTCGGGCGCAGCCGGCTGATCGTCATCGACTCCCGCAACGGCCGGATCGTGGAGTCCCTGCCCCGCAAGCTCGTCTCCGACGCCGAGTTCGACTGGATCACCGACCGTGCGCTGGCCCCGGGCGACGTCGACCACGTCATGATCGGCACGTCGATCCCGTGGCTGCTGCCGCAGGTGATCTCCGACCTGCAGGCCGCCACCGAGAAGGCCGGCAACTCCGGGGGACGGCTCGCGCGCGCCGCGGAGTGGCTGCGCCAGGAGGCGGACATGGAGCACTGGCCGGCCTTCGGGCACTCGTTCAACCGCCTCGCCGACCTGCTGCGCGACATCGGGCGCGCGCACTCCGGCCGGGTCGCCCCGGCGACGGCGACCGTGCTCTCCGGCGACGTCCACCACAGCTACGCCGCCCGCGCGTTCGTCCACGGTCACGAGCCCGGCGCGACGGGGGTCTACCAGCTGACCTGCTCCCCGGTGCACAACGTCGTCCCGGGGTTCATGCGTGTGCTGTTCACCATCACGTGGTCGCGGCTGATCGCCCGGGCCAGCACCCGGTGGGCCCGCGACACCGGCGCCGAGCGCGCCGGCGTGGCCTGGGAGAAGAGCGCCGGGCCGCTGTTCGGGAACCTGATCGCGACCCTGGAGCTCAACGGCCGGGCCGCCCGCGTCCGGTTCGAGCGCCCGCGGTCCGCATCGACCCTCGACGACGTCGCCAACGTCGCCCTCACCCCGCTGGCCCCGCCCGTCGACGAGCCGGTCCCCGCCGCGCCCGCCGGGCGCTGA
- a CDS encoding flavin-containing monooxygenase — MSRPSSPDVVVVGAGFAGLYQLHRLRGLGLSARVFEAGSGIGGTWYWNRYPGARCDVESLEYSYSFSPELEQEWEWTERYPAQPEILRYAEHVAERFDLRRDIELDTRVTAAVWDEESARWAVTTEHGETVTARFCIFATGCLSKPKDLEIPGLDSFAGPVYSTARWPHAGVDFTGRRVAVIGTGSSGIQSIPVIASQAAEMTVYQRTANYSMPAHNGPLTAQAQRERKANYAAFRDAARHSPAGLVGKLPTENALDVTEQERRRAFYKAWSAGNLGAMRRSYADIGVDIRANDMAADFIRDRIRDKVTDPATAEALLPSDHPFGTKRPCLDTGYYETFNSPHVHLVDLKKTPIEAITATGVATADGEVEVDDIVLATGFDAMTGALLSIDIRGRDGRTLADAWADGPVTYLGLGVAGFPNLFTITGPGSPSVLSNMLVSIEQHVDWISDCLARLERDGVTTIEPNADAQAGWVEHVAEVGQATLYPLAKSWYLGANVPGKPRVFMPYIGGVGAYREICDDVAAEDYRGFDLEKASASMS; from the coding sequence TTGAGTCGTCCCAGTTCCCCCGACGTCGTCGTGGTCGGCGCCGGGTTCGCCGGTCTCTACCAGCTGCACCGCCTGCGTGGCCTGGGCCTGAGCGCCCGGGTGTTCGAGGCCGGGAGCGGCATCGGCGGCACCTGGTACTGGAACCGGTACCCCGGAGCACGCTGTGACGTCGAGAGCCTGGAGTACTCCTACTCGTTCTCCCCGGAGCTCGAGCAGGAGTGGGAGTGGACCGAGCGCTACCCGGCCCAGCCGGAGATCCTGCGCTACGCCGAGCACGTCGCCGAGCGCTTCGACCTGCGCCGCGACATCGAGCTCGACACCCGCGTCACCGCGGCGGTCTGGGACGAGGAGTCCGCGCGCTGGGCGGTCACGACGGAGCACGGCGAGACCGTCACGGCGCGGTTCTGCATCTTCGCGACCGGCTGCCTGTCCAAGCCCAAGGACCTGGAGATCCCCGGTCTGGACTCCTTCGCCGGGCCGGTCTACTCGACCGCCCGCTGGCCGCACGCCGGTGTCGACTTCACCGGGCGCCGCGTCGCCGTCATCGGCACCGGGTCCTCGGGCATCCAGTCGATCCCGGTGATCGCGTCGCAGGCCGCCGAGATGACCGTCTACCAGCGCACGGCGAACTACAGCATGCCCGCGCACAACGGTCCGCTCACCGCGCAGGCCCAGCGCGAGCGCAAGGCGAACTACGCCGCGTTCCGGGACGCGGCGCGGCACTCACCGGCCGGGCTCGTCGGGAAGCTGCCCACCGAGAACGCCCTGGACGTCACCGAGCAGGAGCGGCGGCGCGCCTTCTACAAGGCGTGGTCGGCCGGCAACCTCGGCGCGATGCGGCGCTCGTACGCCGACATCGGCGTCGACATCCGCGCCAACGACATGGCGGCGGACTTCATCCGGGACCGGATCCGGGACAAGGTCACCGACCCCGCCACCGCGGAGGCGCTGCTGCCGTCCGACCACCCGTTCGGCACCAAGCGGCCCTGCCTCGACACCGGCTACTACGAGACGTTCAACTCGCCGCACGTGCACCTGGTCGACCTGAAGAAGACACCGATCGAGGCGATCACCGCCACCGGCGTGGCCACCGCCGACGGAGAGGTCGAGGTCGACGACATCGTGCTCGCCACCGGCTTCGACGCGATGACCGGCGCGCTGCTCTCGATCGACATCCGCGGACGGGACGGGCGAACGCTCGCCGACGCCTGGGCCGACGGCCCGGTCACCTATCTGGGTCTGGGCGTGGCCGGGTTCCCGAACCTGTTCACGATCACCGGCCCGGGCAGCCCGTCGGTGCTGTCGAACATGCTGGTCTCGATCGAGCAGCACGTCGACTGGATCTCCGACTGCCTGGCCCGCCTGGAGCGCGACGGCGTCACCACGATCGAGCCGAACGCCGACGCGCAGGCCGGGTGGGTCGAGCACGTGGCCGAGGTCGGGCAGGCGACGCTCTACCCGCTGGCGAAGTCCTGGTACCTGGGCGCGAACGTGCCGGGCAAGCCCCGGGTGTTCATGCCTTACATCGGCGGGGTCGGGGCCTACCGCGAGATCTGCGACGACGTCGCGGCCGAGGACTACCGCGGCTTCGACCTGGAGAAGGCCTCCGCCTCGATGTCCTGA